A region of Periophthalmus magnuspinnatus isolate fPerMag1 chromosome 13, fPerMag1.2.pri, whole genome shotgun sequence DNA encodes the following proteins:
- the mffa gene encoding mitochondrial fission factor homolog B isoform X2, whose translation MNGAAFPSPTSEMAEINRIQYELDYTEGISQRMRVPEMLKVAPEAYDDPITLRSQNVHSSVIMQVPDRIVVTGDNSKKTFSGTRDLDFIQSTPFDTLSLKTPPRVLTLSDRPLDFLEDEQRAAPDTDDTMRHQGRMRRERSASENMSVRPSGLTHNDSALALSTYEASFDAGTDDLTMVDAATLRRQLIKLNRRLQLLEEENKERVKREMILYSITVAFWLVNTWVWLRR comes from the exons ATGAACGGAGCAGCATTCCCTTCCCCCACATCAGAGATGGCAGAAATAAATCGTATTCAGTATGAGCTGGACTACACTGAAGGAATCAGCCAAAGGATGCGCGTCCCAGAGATGCTTAAAGTGGCCCCAGAAGCCTATGATGACCCCATTACTCTGAGGTCTCAGAATGTGCACTCCAGTGTCATCATGCAGGTCCCAGATAGGATTGTGGTCACTG GAGACAACAGTAAGAAAACATTTTCTGGGACCAGAGACCTTGACTTCATCCAGTCTACACCATTTGACACCCTGTCACTAAAGACTCCACCCAGAGTGCTCACACTGAGTGACCGGCCCCTAGACTTCCTTGAGGATGAACAACGGGCAGCACCAGACACTGATGACACA ATGCGTCACCAAGGGAGAATGAGACGTGAGCGTTCAGCCAGTGAAAACATGTCCGTGCGTCCAAGTGGTCTAACACATAATGACTCTGC gcTTGCGCTGTCCACTTATGAAGCCTCTTTTGATGCCGGTACAGATGACTTGACTATGGTGGATGCAGCAACGCTACGCAGACAG ctcATCAAGTTGAACCGGAGACTGCAGCTGTTAGAAGAGGAGAACAAGGAGCGCGTGAAGCGAGAGATGATCCTATACTCCATCACTGTGGCTTTCTGGCTCGTCAATACCTGGGTGTGGCTACGGCGCTAA
- the dnaaf1 gene encoding dynein axonemal assembly factor 1, translating into MVKQEQSMDQEKKEKTGPRLTKKFLKDHCMQHKLYSTPYLNDTLYLHFKGFSTIENLEEYTGLKCLWLESNGLQRIENLDAQTDLRSLFLQQNLIYKLENLDHLKKLCTLNVSNNFIQTIENISSLPDLSTLQIAHNKLESLKDINHLTECLAISVLDMSHNLLNDPEILTILETIPDLRVLNLIGNEVVRKIPNYRKTLIARLKHLTFLDDRPVFPKDRACAEAWASGGLEAERTERELWDSRERRKIQEGLDGMVLLRQKALERKRQRELQEAGETVDVDGVENTHENQLLSSEQSEKVEAFVQDSLDAHEEILQCQEDNQQDMKQSEAEDEVQASVEVNEHQMENDGKGQLDSLTQIEEVNTENLAQKDEQLETHDVLKHHHSINVEKEGNGEKNEKTQPLLPGSLVTKMQNIDDLETIHLSIDQQLYIDDLPDLEEAEPEDFITVLSSQPMSKPKIVVLSDTEDEKFGSVASFEPSKNELRGEPKEKSFALLELECVDTPEPLLLQTESVTNKASTCLIEELD; encoded by the exons ATGGTAAAACAAGAGCAAAGCATGGACcaagaaaagaaggaaaaaactgGACCACGGCTTACCAAAAAGTTTCTTAAGGATCATTGCATGCAGCACAAACTTTACTCCACACCTTACCTGAATGACACCTTATACTTGCATTTCAAGGGCTTTTCAACCATTGAGAACTTGGAGGAATACACTGGACTCAAGTGTCTTTGGCTGGAGAGCAATGGTCTGCAACGGATTGAGAACTTGGATGCCCAGACTGACCTCCGCAGCCTTTTCCTTCAGCAAAACCTCATCTACAAGTTGGAAAATCTGGATCACCTCAAGAAGCTTTGCACTTTGAATGTCTCCAACAATTTCATCCAAACCATAGAGAACATCTCCTCTCTTCCAGACCTCAGCACTCTTCAGATTGCTCACAATAAGCTTGAATCTTTAAAGGACATAAATCACCTCACTGAATGCCTGGCCATAAGCGTGCTGGACATGTCTCATAACTTGTTAAACGATCCTGAAATTCTCACCATACTGGAGACAATTCCAGATCTCCGAGTGCTGAATCTTATAGGCAATGAGGTGGTGAGGAAAATCCCAAATTATAGGAAAACGCTGATTGCGCGACTGAAACACCTCACCTTTCTGGATGATCGACCCGTGTTCCCCAAGGACAGGGCTTGTGCAGAAGCTTGGGCATCAGGGGGCTTGGAGGCAGAGCGCACAGAGAGGGAGCTGTGGGATTCCAGAGAAAGGAGGAAAATTCAAGAAGGCCTGGATGGAATGGTACTGCTACGGCAGAAGGCCTTGGAGAGAAAACGCCAACGTGAGCTACAAGAAGCGG gagagACTGTGGATGTGGATGGAGTGGAGAACACACATGAGAATCAGCTATTGAGCTCGGAGCAAAGTGAAAAAGTAGAAGCATTTGTGCAAGACAGCCTGGACGCCCATGAAGAGATTTTACAGTGCCAAGAAGACAACCAGCAAGACATGAAACAATCTGAAGCCGAAGATGAAGTACAAGCAAGTGTGGAGGTCAATGAGCACCAGATGGAGAATGACGGCAAAGGCCAATTGGATAGCCTGACACAAATAGAAGAAGTGAATACTGAGAATTTGGCACAAAAAGATGAACAATTGGAGACTCACGATGTACTCAAACATCATCACTCAATCAATGTGGAAAAGGAAGGGAATGGAGAGAAGAATGAGAAGACACAGCCCCTCCTTCCAGGGTCTTTAgtcacaaaaatgcaaaatattgaTGATCTTGAAACCATCCACCTTTCAATAGACCAGCAATTGTACATAGATGATCTGCCAGATTTGGAGGAAGCAGAGCCTGAAGACTTCATCACAGTGTTGTCCTCACAGCCCATGTCCAAACCAAAAATAGTGGTGTTGTCTGATACTGAGGATGAGAAGTTTGGGTCAGTTGCTAGTTTTGAGCCGAGCAAAAATGAATTGCGAGGTGAACCAAAGGAAAAATCATTCGCACTGCTGGAGTTGGAATGTGTTGACACACCTGAACCACTATTGTTGCAAACCGAAAGTGTAACCAACAAAGCAAGCACCTGTCTGATTGAAGAGTTGGATTGA
- the mffa gene encoding mitochondrial fission factor homolog B isoform X1 yields the protein MNGAAFPSPTSEMAEINRIQYELDYTEGISQRMRVPEMLKVAPEAYDDPITLRSQNVHSSVIMQVPDRIVVTGDNSKKTFSGTRDLDFIQSTPFDTLSLKTPPRVLTLSDRPLDFLEDEQRAAPDTDDTMRHQGRMRRERSASENMSVRPSGLTHNDSAQPPSLRGGTASGSNPLHESRLALSTYEASFDAGTDDLTMVDAATLRRQLIKLNRRLQLLEEENKERVKREMILYSITVAFWLVNTWVWLRR from the exons ATGAACGGAGCAGCATTCCCTTCCCCCACATCAGAGATGGCAGAAATAAATCGTATTCAGTATGAGCTGGACTACACTGAAGGAATCAGCCAAAGGATGCGCGTCCCAGAGATGCTTAAAGTGGCCCCAGAAGCCTATGATGACCCCATTACTCTGAGGTCTCAGAATGTGCACTCCAGTGTCATCATGCAGGTCCCAGATAGGATTGTGGTCACTG GAGACAACAGTAAGAAAACATTTTCTGGGACCAGAGACCTTGACTTCATCCAGTCTACACCATTTGACACCCTGTCACTAAAGACTCCACCCAGAGTGCTCACACTGAGTGACCGGCCCCTAGACTTCCTTGAGGATGAACAACGGGCAGCACCAGACACTGATGACACA ATGCGTCACCAAGGGAGAATGAGACGTGAGCGTTCAGCCAGTGAAAACATGTCCGTGCGTCCAAGTGGTCTAACACATAATGACTCTGC CCAGCCACCATCACTGCGAGGGGGTACAGCTTCAGGCTCCAACCCCCTGCATGAGTCCAG gcTTGCGCTGTCCACTTATGAAGCCTCTTTTGATGCCGGTACAGATGACTTGACTATGGTGGATGCAGCAACGCTACGCAGACAG ctcATCAAGTTGAACCGGAGACTGCAGCTGTTAGAAGAGGAGAACAAGGAGCGCGTGAAGCGAGAGATGATCCTATACTCCATCACTGTGGCTTTCTGGCTCGTCAATACCTGGGTGTGGCTACGGCGCTAA